ACCACGTGCGTGTTGCGGGAGCGCCAGCCGTACAGGAAGCTACTGTCCAATCCCCACGAGATATTTCCCCCGCCGAACGGAACCTGAACGGCCAGACCCAGGTAAGGCATGTTCGACAAATCGTTTTCAAGGGCGGTTGACGTATCGCCGCCGACCGATCTCTGGAAGGATAGATCGTCCCGGCTAAACTGCGCCGCCCCAACCAGCGCCTGGACATATACAGCCGGGGTGACATCCAGAGCCTGAGCCCTTGGCGCCTGAAGCGTTAGTAAGAACGCCAGCATCGCTGAGAAAAACAATAATTTCACCATGAGTATTTATGACCTTCCCCCAACCCTTTAAAAGACGGACCAGGTTGGTGCTTTGTCTCTCCGCTTATTTTATTCCCACCTCCCGGTGAACCAAAGGCTCATGAAGCTCGTGATCATTTGCCCCGGGAATGATTCAGCTACGGAACGAGATCCTGATAATCGGGATGACGGTCGATATAACTCCTGACAAAGGGGCACCGGGGGACGATTTGCAATCCCCGGCTTTTTGCATAATCAAGAGCAAATTGAACAATTTTGCTTCCCAGCCCCTGGCCGCCGAGCACGGCAGGAACCTCGGTATGAACCAGCGTCAGGACATCGTCATCCCGATTGTAATTGATATGCACCATATGCCCGGAGATGATCGTCTCGAAGCGCTGGGCACCAGGGTTATTGAGGAACTCATATTCCATAGTCTGCTTCTTCCTTCCCCCAAAAAAGCCGAGGTATTAACTGGCCGGTGAGATTATCTTTCCTTAAAGCTTACCCCTATTTTCAGATAAATACTCAGCGACGATCAGGCGCAAAAATCCGCACTCACCTGCTAACTCTGGGAGGGACGGCCCAGTAATGACTCTCCCTCGGTCGAGTGAGATAACCAGGACCACTGACGGCGCGATCTGCACCGGTCATTGAAGCACCTGAGAACAATAAGGTCAGGCCTGCAAAGTTGCAAATTTGAATTTTCAATATGAGGAGTAAGGAACATCGCTAAATAAGCTGCCAACGGAGAACAACGTGAACCTGCTGCTCGCCGGACTGGTCATATTTTCCACCGGACACTCAGCGTGGATATCGGGGACGCTGGTAACGTACGCAACTCATTAATGGAATCAGGCCCTGGTGATTTCAGCCCGACTCGTCGTAATGACAACTGAGATCTTCGTCTTCCAAAAGCCCTGAACACTCGGGGCAGATCAGTTGGCCGTTGTCTTCGCGCTTCAACAGTTCATCTTCCGACCAGAGTATTCCACATTGGTCACAAGCAACTTCCTTCATCGCATACTCCTTAACTGGCTGAAAACTATTCATCTAAGAGGGTCGGTGCCCTAAATAATTTTACCAACACCTGTAAATATAACAAAAATGGTGATATTTTTAAGTTCACCACAATATGGAGTCACTGATTTTACAAAGGACGACGGCATGAACGAGATGAAAGCAACACGCAAGATTTCAATTCATGAGCTGAAAACCATGATGGCGACAGGCGATAAGCCACTGCTTCTCGACGTTCTCCCCCAGACACGCTACCAGCAGAAACATATCGCAGATGCCGAGAATACCTGCGTATTTGAGGTCAATTTTCTTGAGCAGGTTGCGTCACACTGCGCCGCTAAAAACCAACCGATCGTTTTCTATGGGTGTAATGACAAGACCCTTGACGCCAAAACCGCTGCTGATAAATTGCACCGCGCTGGCTACGCCCAGGTTTCGGTTCTGGATGGTGGTCTCGCTGCCTGGCAGGCGGCAGGAAACCCTGTAGACTGTGGAAGGTGATGCGACCGCCGCGGCTGAATTGCAAACAGAGCAGATTAAAGACGGGACCTACCAGATTGATAGCGAGGCCAGTGTCATCGAATGGACAGGGCGCAACCCGAACAGCGCACATTGGGGGAGACTGCGGCTGGCGGCCGGTGAGGTTAAGATTGAAACTGGACAGGTCTCGGGTCAGTTCACCATCGATATAAATTCGATCGAAAACGCGAATTTAGTCGGCAGTGAACTGAAACCGGTGCTCGAAAACCATCTGAAATCAGATGATTTTTTCTTCGTCAAAAAGTTTCCTCAGGCGCACTTCGAAATAACCGCAATAGCAACCTCAGCGGCGCAGCCTGTCAGTGCACCCAATTACACCATCAGCGGCCAGCTTGCAAAATTGCAAACTTGCGCCTTTAATGTGAAGCATCAGGCCACGTTGCTGCATAATCTGCCAAAGGAGAAAACTTGAGTATTCTCATCGCCGGACTCATCATATTCTTTACGTTACACTCGGTGTCGATCATCAACGAAGGTTGGCGTAATCGCATGGTGGCAAGCATCGGCGAAGGTCCTTGGAAAGGGCTCTATGCGCTGGTCGCCCTTCTCGGGTTTGTGCTGATGGTCTGGGGTTATGGGCTGGCCCGGCAGGACTCTGCTGTTCTCTATTCTTCGGCCCATTGGCTGCGGCATCTGGTGATGTTACTGCTGCTGCCGGTCTTCCCCTTGCTGCTGACCACCTATTTTCCCGGGCGCATCAAAGCGCTGGCCAAAAACCCGATGCTGATCGCGACGATTCTCTGGTCCTTTGCACATCTGCTGGTTAACGGCAGGCTGGTCGATGTCCTGTTGTTCGGCGCCTTTCTGGTTTGGGCTGCCCTGGATCTCTACTCCATGCGCCGGCGTGTGCCACGCACCCTGCCCGGAGCACCGATTGCCAAAGTCAACGATGTCATCGCCCTAACGCTTGGTCTCGGGCTCTATGGCCTGTTTATTGTCTGGCTGCATGGCCTGTTGATCGGAGTTGCGCTTATTTCGCCAATTTCATGAAATTTACTCTGTAACGCGGCAGGGCAGGTATTCAGGGGACAGTTTATTCATTGGCGATTATAACCATTTTGCTATCTTCGCAGGATCAACTTCAACGAAGGCTGACCTGGTTACCTTTGGCAAGAGCATTTTACTTCCTTTCCTATAAATATGAGCTATCTGCCCGCCGCCCACTCTGTCGAAATGAATCTCTTGAACCTCAGATGGAAATCAGCTGATTCTCGATGTCATGATCTCCCTGATGAGGTGTCGACTGACAGCCCTGACTTCTGATTTTATTGCACATCTGCTTCGGACTTTGCTACATTGCATGGAACATGCTTTGTTTTCATTAGCTCCCCGGCTCAGCTAACCCTGTCGGCGAAGGACCCGCGCATGTTGCAGGAGGAAAGATCAGATCTTATTACGCACAGCACAGGCATCCTGAACACGATGTTTCTGCTGTGCAAACACCTGAGTCTCTACAGCGAAGACAATTCGGTGGTGGTGAAGACCACGGACAAGCTGATGCAGGCCCTCGCACACAGTCACGCCTCTGGTACCGCTCTTCTTGTTACTGTCTCCAAACATGGGTTCCTCTTTCATGGTGAATTTTTAAACCAGAAGAACCAGCTCTTCAGCAAGTTTGCCCAACGCATGTTTCAACACGGAATTTCCTCCTTTACCCTGACCGAAGAGCTCACCGTTCCTTCACTCTACGCCTTTCTCAAGGTGATCATGCGCAATGGCACAGATACCTGGGATGAGGGCGGGATCGGGGCCTGCCTGCAGACCAGAAACATTATCGGCCTCCAGATCACCGAGATGTCCGAAAGGGATTTTCGTCTGCTCGATTCTGTTGTAGATCAGGATCAAATTAATGAAATCCCTCCGACAGCCGACCTTTGGAACAAGTTCGCTCACTCAATATTCAACGCTCTGACGGGTGGAGAACAGGAGAGTCCCACTGATGGCGAGATAACTCCAGCAGAACTCGCCGATCGGGTCAGTGAACATCTGGTTGGAAAATCAAAATTAGAAAAAGAGGTTATCACGCAGGAACTGACCCGCTTTGCGGCAACCCTGCAACGTGAAAAGACAAAAACTGTCAGAGCGGCAGCGTTAGCCAATCTGGCCGATCTCATCAATCATCTCAGTGATGACTTGCGTCAAGCCATCTTGAGCAGAATTTGTAACCTGCAAATGACAGAGGATTACGCCGAAGATTTTTTCAATGGTTTGACCAATAAAGCTATTCTGGACGCTTTCCGCGAGACAACAATGAAGCCGGGGTACACCCCACCGGTGGTCATGGCTCTAATCAACAAACTGGCCGGGAGCAGAAAACTTGTTTCCGAGATGGATCTGGCCATACAACTTTCAGCAAACGCTGATATGGCTCAGAATGTAAAAGAACTCTTCCGTCCCGACGAATTCAAAAAATATGTTCCGTCTCGTTATCAGAATGCCCTGATGCAGGTTTTAAACAACCAGCAGGTCCCCTCAGCCTTAAGCTCTAAGCTGCAGAGCCTCAAAGCATCTCTGGAAGATTCCCCTCTTGGGCAGAAGATGGGCCGTCTGGCGCAGTTTATCCTGGAAAACAATCCGGACGAAAACCTCATGGAAGGCCTGCGTAACCAGCTGATCGGATCCATGCAATTTCATCTCGATGCCGTGGATTATCCCGCCCTGGTCGATCTCTGTCGCACCTGTTTTGTCGATAAGACAGACGAAAAGACCAAACTTCTGGTGGACCTGATCCCTGATTCTTTTATGGAGCAGGTTCTCGGTGATGCCTCCCGGTTCGGGAAGGACCATCAGATGGACATCGCCGAAGTGGTCGCCTTGATCGGGCCCCCTTTCATTAATCCACTGATCGAATGCATCAACCTGGAAACTGATCGCTCAACCCGCTATTTCTATCTGGAGCGTTTAAAACGACTCGGCCCCCAGATTGTGGACCACATTGCTTTTTTCCTTCAAGATGAGCGCTGGTTCGTACAACGTAACATGCTGAGCCTGCTCGGCGAACTTGGCGCTGCAGACAAACTTTCAAAGATTAAACCACTGCTCAAACACAGCCACCAGAAGGTCCGCCAGGAAGCGCTGAAAACCTGTCTGCTGTTGCGTGACGAAGACTCAATCCAGGAACTGGTTCATGCCCTTTCCTCGGAAAACCGACAAGACCGGCTGCACGCCATAACCCTCAGCAAGCTGGTGAATCATCCGAAACTCGCCACCAAGTTGCTGGCCATATTAAAAACAAAAACCCTGTTTCGTTTTGATTTTGATATTAAAAAAGCCTTGGTCCATACTCTTGCAGAGCACAAAAATGCTGAGGCCCTTGGCGTTTTCTCAAACCTCCTGAAATCCCGCAAGCTGTTTCAGGCCAGCTCCTACAAAAAATTCAAACTTGAGATCATCAAGGTTCTGCCAAAATACCCCGCTACTCAGGTCGTGCCCCTGCTGCGGCAACAACTCAACAGCGGGACCAAGGAAGCAGCCGACCAGGCCAGGCAGATCTTGGCAAAATTGTCGGTGGAGGATGCCCAATGAAGACGGTCCTTGGTCGACAGGCGATTCAGGAAACGCTCCGCCTGCTTTCCTCCGCCCTGGCGGCGTCAAGCCTTTACTCCCCTGAGCACAAACAAGTCCAGTCGCTTGTCCCTCAGATCCTTGAGAGTCTCCATCGCTTGTTGGACCAACAGAGCGAACTGACTTTCCTGTTCGTCAAAAATGATCTGCTGTTCGATGGTAAACCACTGGATCGCACCCCTTACACCGAGCGAATTTCCCGTCTGTTTTACGGCCGAAATATCGGATTTATCCGGCTTCAACAAGGGATTGAGTCCAGGGAAGTTGAACTGCTGCTACGGGTTGCCATTGGGCTGGAAAAAGTAGAGAATCTCAGCGTGCTGACCCCCAACATCGATTATGGTGCCGTCGAAACCCAGAATGATCTTGACGATGTCCTACCGATCACTGGTTTTGAATTGCTGACAGACGAAGAGCTGAAAAGTATCAGCGATTTTTACGATGTCATCGCCGACAAAGACAATCTCGACATCCGTAA
Above is a genomic segment from Geopsychrobacter electrodiphilus DSM 16401 containing:
- a CDS encoding GNAT family N-acetyltransferase; the encoded protein is MEYEFLNNPGAQRFETIISGHMVHINYNRDDDVLTLVHTEVPAVLGGQGLGSKIVQFALDYAKSRGLQIVPRCPFVRSYIDRHPDYQDLVP
- a CDS encoding HEAT repeat domain-containing protein — encoded protein: MLQEERSDLITHSTGILNTMFLLCKHLSLYSEDNSVVVKTTDKLMQALAHSHASGTALLVTVSKHGFLFHGEFLNQKNQLFSKFAQRMFQHGISSFTLTEELTVPSLYAFLKVIMRNGTDTWDEGGIGACLQTRNIIGLQITEMSERDFRLLDSVVDQDQINEIPPTADLWNKFAHSIFNALTGGEQESPTDGEITPAELADRVSEHLVGKSKLEKEVITQELTRFAATLQREKTKTVRAAALANLADLINHLSDDLRQAILSRICNLQMTEDYAEDFFNGLTNKAILDAFRETTMKPGYTPPVVMALINKLAGSRKLVSEMDLAIQLSANADMAQNVKELFRPDEFKKYVPSRYQNALMQVLNNQQVPSALSSKLQSLKASLEDSPLGQKMGRLAQFILENNPDENLMEGLRNQLIGSMQFHLDAVDYPALVDLCRTCFVDKTDEKTKLLVDLIPDSFMEQVLGDASRFGKDHQMDIAEVVALIGPPFINPLIECINLETDRSTRYFYLERLKRLGPQIVDHIAFFLQDERWFVQRNMLSLLGELGAADKLSKIKPLLKHSHQKVRQEALKTCLLLRDEDSIQELVHALSSENRQDRLHAITLSKLVNHPKLATKLLAILKTKTLFRFDFDIKKALVHTLAEHKNAEALGVFSNLLKSRKLFQASSYKKFKLEIIKVLPKYPATQVVPLLRQQLNSGTKEAADQARQILAKLSVEDAQ
- a CDS encoding rhodanese-like domain-containing protein: MNEMKATRKISIHELKTMMATGDKPLLLDVLPQTRYQQKHIADAENTCVFEVNFLEQVASHCAAKNQPIVFYGCNDKTLDAKTAADKLHRAGYAQVSVLDGGLAAWQAAGNPVDCGR
- a CDS encoding NnrU family protein, which gives rise to MSILIAGLIIFFTLHSVSIINEGWRNRMVASIGEGPWKGLYALVALLGFVLMVWGYGLARQDSAVLYSSAHWLRHLVMLLLLPVFPLLLTTYFPGRIKALAKNPMLIATILWSFAHLLVNGRLVDVLLFGAFLVWAALDLYSMRRRVPRTLPGAPIAKVNDVIALTLGLGLYGLFIVWLHGLLIGVALISPIS
- a CDS encoding YceI family protein, yielding MEGDATAAAELQTEQIKDGTYQIDSEASVIEWTGRNPNSAHWGRLRLAAGEVKIETGQVSGQFTIDINSIENANLVGSELKPVLENHLKSDDFFFVKKFPQAHFEITAIATSAAQPVSAPNYTISGQLAKLQTCAFNVKHQATLLHNLPKEKT